A genomic window from Lycium barbarum isolate Lr01 chromosome 4, ASM1917538v2, whole genome shotgun sequence includes:
- the LOC132637632 gene encoding uncharacterized protein LOC132637632 — protein MSLIPELSYGVVNDPLIVLISRPVTTIVVARSSLSIAAVATHFSLSPLLLLVYSFSVKRKGEKPTEGETSKRAKVQTPLDKLVTAICQSTNEERVSESRASEREETHETFVGHEEESDKNEQSEETREESEKDDEKSAEGDEENEENAEGDEEEGDEKEVSEEEGDEEEEDEGDEGAEGDEGGEEEAETENGNGEEEEEEEEEEEESTDQILAELRRKRKHNVDANLVESSSIAIDPNRPSIEEVVKSFSIEKYGVTMPLNGNKDLSGDFVVRSTMGKGFDTFRGILRQQGLENFFRASCFGLYLDLPEDTSARFQMTMVFELLKRKIICDRKDEIWINYCGMPVCFGMKVFAIVNGLRCYPYEPLPTVVLTKPAQTPKADKKAKGFKAKNNVSLVNLVGKSYTQNKLLQDLESKTFSKKHKEALCLVWFVHSVLWARDVNYNISLGLIKLVEDYDAFNSYAWGFQSFSLTVEYLMKDLKPTGKTQNLYGFPWAFMAWAFEVIPHLRHQVKEYSKEVTYPRILRWLTARNNTKLSVDLFNPPKEAVVNSWLVPTIRELEMPCLVTFVPIESVPDRLIDGFKGELAGVTAITRVDDVVAGGGGNVAGGHVIVGAGGDVAVDAVGGADAVGGADAVGGSVQPVDVISGWW, from the exons ATGAGTTTAATTCCAGAATTGTCCTATGGTGTAGTTAATGATCCGTTAATTGTTCTGATCTCC CGACCAGTGACCACCATTGTTGTTGCTCGTTCCTCTCTCTCCATTGCTGCTGTTGCTACTCATTTTTCTCTCTCTCCATTGCTGTTGCTTGTCTATTCATTCTCAG ttaaaagaaaaggagagaaacCAACTGAGGGAGAAACTAGTAAAAGAGCTAAGGTGCAAACACCATTAGATAAACTTGTGACTGCTATTTGTCAATCAACAAATGAGGAAAGAGTTAGTGAAAGTAGGGCTTCAGAAAGAGAGGAAACCCACGAAACCTTTGTTGGgcatgaagaagaaagtgataaaaatgaacaaagtgaagaaactagagaagaaagtgaaaaagatgatgaaaaatctgctgaaggagatgaagaaaatgaagaaaatgctgaaggagatgaagaagaaggagatgaaaaagaagtaaGTGAAGAAGagggagatgaagaagaagaagatgaaggggATGAAGGAGCTGAAGGGGATGAAGGAGGTGAAGAAGAAGCAGAAACTGAAAATGGtaatggagaagaagaagaagaagaagaagaagaagaagaagaatcaacaGATCAGATCTTGGCTGagttaagaagaaaaaggaaacataatGTGGATGCCAATCTTGTTGAGTCTTCTAGTATTGCCATAGATCCCAATAGACCTTCGATTGAGGAGGTCGTCAAGAGTTTCAGCATTGAAAAGTACGGCGTGACGATGCCGCTGAATGGAAATAAGGATTTGTCTGGTGATTTTGTGGTTAGATCAACTATGGGCAAGGGCTTTGACACCTTCAGGGGCATTCTCCGGCAGCAGGGGTTGGAGAATTTCTTTAGGGCTAGCTGCTTTGGGCTCTATTTAGATTTGCCTGAAGATACTAGTGCCCGATTTCAAATGACAATGGTTTTTGAGCTTTTGAAGCGTAAGATTATTTGTGATAGAAAGGATGAGATTTGGATCAATTACTGTGGCATGCCAGTTTGCTTTGGCATGAAGGTGTTTGCCATAGTTAACGGATTGAGATGTTATCCTTATGAGCCTCTTCCTACTGTTGTATTAACCAAGCCAGCCCAGACGCCCAAGGCAGACAAGAAAGCGAAGGGTTTCAAAGCTAAGAATAATGTCTCTTTGGTAAACTTAGTGGGAAAGAGCTACACTCAAAATAAATTATTGCAAGACTTGGAGTCCAAAACTTTCTCAAAAAAGCACAAGGAGGCactgtgcttagtttggtttgtgcatAGTGTTCTTTGGGCAAGAGACGTAAACTACAACATATCGCTTGGATTGATTAAACTTGTTGAGGACTATGATGCCTTCAACAGCTATGCCTGGGGTTTTCAAAGCTTTAGCTTGACTGTTGAATATTTGATGAAGGATTTGAAGCCAACGGGGAAGACACAAAAcctatatggcttcccttgggctttcatg gcttgggcatttgaagtcATTCCTCACCTCAGGCATCAAGTCAAGGAATACTCCAAAGAAGTTACCTATCCAAGAATTCTTAGATGGCTCACTGCCAggaacaacacaaaattgagtgtTGACCTTTTCAACCCCCCTAAGGAAGCT GTTGTGAACTCATGGCTTGTCCCAACAATAAGAGAGTTGGAGATGCCATGCCTTGTCACCTTTGTGCCCATAGAATCTGTGCCTGACAGACTGATTGATGGGTTCAAAGGGGAATTGGCTGGAGTGACAGCCATCACTAGGGTTGATGATGTTGTAGCTGGTGGTGGTGGTAATGTTGCTGGTGGTCATGTTATTGTTGGTGCTGGTGGTGATGTTGCTGTTGATGCTGTTGGTGGTGCTGATGCTGTTGGTGGTGCTGATGCTGTTGGTGGTAGTGTTCAGCCTGTTGATGTTATTAGTGGGTGGTGGTGA